A window of the Gorilla gorilla gorilla isolate KB3781 chromosome 8, NHGRI_mGorGor1-v2.1_pri, whole genome shotgun sequence genome harbors these coding sequences:
- the RBM17 gene encoding splicing factor 45 translates to MSLYDDLGVETSDSKTEGWSKNFKLLQSQLQVKKAALTQAKSQRTKQSTVLAPVIDLKRGGSSDDRQIVDTPPHVAAGLKDPVPSGFSAGEVLIPLADEYDPMFPNDYEKVVKRQREERQRQRELERQKEIEEREKRRKDRHEASGFARRPDPDSDEDEDYERERRKRSMGGAAIAPPTSLVEKDKELPRDFPYEEDSRPRSQSSKAAIPPPVYEEQDRPRSPTGPSNSFLANMGGTVAHKIMQKYGFREGQGLGKHEQGLSTALSVEKTSKRGGKIIVGDATEKDASKKSDSNPLTEILKCPTKVVLLRNMVGAGEVDEDLEVETKEECEKYGKVGKCVIFEIPGAPDDEAVRIFLEFERVESAIKAVVDLNGRYFGGRVVKACFYNLDKFRVLDLAEQV, encoded by the exons ATGTCCCTGTACGATGACCTAGGAGTGGAGACCAGTGACTCAAAAACAGAAGGCTGGTCCAAAAACTTCAAACTTCTGCAGTCTCAGCTTCAGGTGAAGAAGGCAGCTCTCACTCAGGCAAAG AGCCAAAGGACGAAACAAAGTACAGTCCTCGCCCCAGTCATTGACCTGAAGCGAGGTGGCTCCTCAGATGACCGGCAAATTGTGGACACTCCACCGCATGTAGCAGCTGGGCTGAAG GATCCTGTTCCCAGTGGGTTTTCTGCAGGGGAAGTTCTGATTCCCTTAGCTGACGAATATGACCCTATGTTTCCTAATGATTATGAGAAAGTAGTGAAGCGCCAAAGAGAGGAACGACAGAGACAGCGGGAGCtggaaagacaaaaggaaatagaagaaagggaaaa AAGGCGTAAAGACAGACATGAAGCAAGTGGGTTTGCAAGGAGACCAGATCCAGATTCTGATGAAGATGAAGATTATGAGcgagagaggaggaaaagaa GTATGGGCGGAGCTGCCATTGCCCCACCCACTTCTCTGGTAGAGAAGGACAAAGAGT TACCCCGAGATTTTCCTTATGAAGAGGACTCAAGACCTCGATCACAGTCTTCCAAAGCAGCCATTCCTCCCCCAGTGTACGAGGAACAAGACAGACCGAGATCTCCAACCGGACCTAGCAACTCCTTCCTCGCTAACATGGG GGGCACGGTGGCGCACAAGATCATGCAGAAGTACGGCTTCCGGGAGGGCCAGGGTCTGGGGAAGCATGAGCAGGGCCTGAGCACTGCCTTGTCAGTGGAGAAGACCAGCAAGCGTGGCGGCAAGATCATCGTGGGTGACGCCACAGAGAAAG ATGCATCCAAGAAGTCAGATTCAAATCCGCTGACTGAAATACTTAAGTGTCCTACTAAAGTGGTCCTACTAAGG AACATGGTTGGTGCGGGAGAGGTGGATGAAGACTTGGAAGTTGAAACCAAGGAAGAATGTGAAAAATATGGCAAAGTTGGAAAATGTGTGATATTTGAA ATTCCTGGTGCCCCTGATGATGAAGCAGTACggatatttttagaatttgagaGAGTTGAATCAGCAATTAAAG CGGTTGTTGACTTGAATGGGAGGTATTTTGGTGGACGGGTGGTAAAAGCATGTTTCTACAATTTGGACAAATTCAGGGTCTTGGATTTGGCAGAACAAGTTTGA